Part of the bacterium genome is shown below.
CGCGCCCGGCATGGTCCTCTATGGCTTCGGCATCAGCGTGCTGGCCGGGGTCGGCTTCGAGGGCGCGATGGTTTTCTACAACGCCTACCTCAATGATCTGGCTCCGGCGGACCATCAGGGACGGCTCTCCGGCATGGGATTCGCCGTCGGCTATTTCGGCTCGTTCCTCGGGCTGGCCGCGGCCCTGCCGCTTGTGCGCGCGCAACAGTTCGGCGCCGCCTTCGTCGTCTCGGCGCTCCTGTTTCTGCTGTTTGCCGTCCCCGCGTTTCTGTGGCTGCCGCGCGATCAGGTCGTCACCCACAGCCCGGCGCAGGCGGCGCGCGCCGGATGGCGTGCCACCCTGGCGACATTGCGTGAAATCGTCGGGACGCGATCGCTGCGCTCGTTTCTGCTGGCGTTTTTCCTCTATGACGATGGCATCAACACCATCATCGCCTTCTCCGCCATCTTCGCCAAGCAGGTGCTCGGCTTCACGATGACCGAGTTGATCCTGGTTTACATCTGCGTGCAACTCTCAGCCCTGGCCGGCGCGGCCCTCTGGGCGCGTCCAACCGACACCCGCGGCCCGAAGTTTGTCGTGCTGGCAACGTTGATTCAGTGGGTGGTGGTGGTCGGGTTGATCTATTTCGTCGAATCGCGGACCACGTTTTTCATCGTCGCCGCGCTCGCCGGCACCGGCCTGGGCGCGGTGCAGGCCGCCAGTCGCGCCTTCATGGCCTCTCTGATTTCCAAAGGCCGCGAAGGGGAGTTCTTCGGGTTCTACTCGCTGTGCGGCAAGGGGGCGGCGGTCCTCGGTCCGCTGGTCTTCGGCGAAATCGCCGGCGCCACCGGCGACCTGCGTCTGGCCGCACTATCGGTGCTGGCCTTCTTCATCGCCGGCGCCGCCATCCTCGCCACGATCAAGGCCGGAGGCCCGGCCGTCAGCG
Proteins encoded:
- a CDS encoding MFS transporter, with protein sequence MSYSLLPPWARRKPIIGWCLYDLANSVYAAVIPATVWSAYYAGAIVGGAEGAQWWGRAVSATMLFVALTSPFLGAIADMAGWRKRLLLIYTFAAIIGTALFATVAPGMVLYGFGISVLAGVGFEGAMVFYNAYLNDLAPADHQGRLSGMGFAVGYFGSFLGLAAALPLVRAQQFGAAFVVSALLFLLFAVPAFLWLPRDQVVTHSPAQAARAGWRATLATLREIVGTRSLRSFLLAFFLYDDGINTIIAFSAIFAKQVLGFTMTELILVYICVQLSALAGAALWARPTDTRGPKFVVLATLIQWVVVVGLIYFVESRTTFFIVAALAGTGLGAVQAASRAFMASLISKGREGEFFGFYSLCGKGAAVLGPLVFGEIAGATGDLRLAALSVLAFFIAGAAILATIKAGGPAVSAPQSAP